A genomic region of Desulfosarcina ovata subsp. ovata contains the following coding sequences:
- a CDS encoding YeeE/YedE thiosulfate transporter family protein, producing MWSARFGDNPWKRGTAAFLGGAIALFGVRLAGGCPSGHGLSGLSQLAVSGFIALAFFFLAGLVTARLVYGPRK from the coding sequence ATGTGGTCGGCGCGGTTCGGTGACAACCCCTGGAAGCGGGGTACGGCCGCCTTCCTGGGCGGCGCCATCGCCCTGTTTGGCGTACGCCTGGCCGGTGGGTGCCCGAGCGGTCACGGTTTGAGTGGGTTGTCTCAACTGGCGGTGAGCGGATTCATCGCTCTGGCATTCTTTTTTCTTGCCGGTTTGGTCACGGCCCGGCTGGTCTATGGTCCACGGAAATAG
- a CDS encoding IS4 family transposase: MLSPVFTPFIKSSPISVMARGMVERVLNPEQLDEWFDTTAKEQYTKDLLFSTLFNLMSQVVQGSQRSIHAAFQTSKEDITVSITSIYNKLNGMEPSTSAALVRYAAEQVEPIIQKLLGKQNSPLPGKRIKLLDGNCIEKSHHRIKELRSIAAGPLPGKSLVVYDPMLHLPIDVFPCEDGHAQERSMLKTVLETIVADDVWIADRNFCVVEFTCGIDKRDAWFIIREHGNYPFELIGKGKYIGKIETGAVYEQPIRVRDEAGEEHPFRRIRVKLKGETRDGDTEILIITNLSKSAANAKTVARLYRDRWTIETAFQRLAEYLNSEINTLGYPRAALFGFCVALVAYIGMSVVKAALGSVHGIDFIDQNVSGYYVANEIEGVYQGMMIVIDVEHWVVFRDMPTGDLVRLLKKLSGNVKLSKYQKHPRGPKKPRPKRIAMKNKPHVSTARILAERKK; encoded by the coding sequence ATGTTGAGTCCTGTTTTCACGCCGTTCATCAAGAGTTCCCCGATTTCCGTTATGGCCCGCGGCATGGTAGAGCGGGTGCTGAATCCCGAGCAGTTAGACGAATGGTTCGATACCACAGCAAAGGAGCAATACACAAAGGACCTTTTGTTTTCGACCCTTTTTAACCTGATGAGCCAGGTTGTCCAGGGCAGCCAGCGGTCGATTCACGCGGCTTTCCAGACCTCAAAAGAGGATATTACCGTTTCAATCACGTCAATTTACAACAAGTTGAACGGCATGGAACCCAGCACATCGGCAGCGTTGGTCCGATATGCCGCTGAGCAAGTGGAACCAATTATCCAAAAGCTGTTGGGGAAACAGAACTCCCCTTTGCCTGGCAAACGGATCAAGCTGCTTGATGGCAACTGTATCGAAAAAAGTCATCACCGAATCAAAGAGTTGCGGTCCATAGCGGCGGGTCCGCTTCCAGGAAAATCATTGGTTGTGTATGATCCGATGTTACACCTGCCCATCGATGTGTTTCCTTGTGAAGACGGCCATGCACAAGAACGCTCAATGTTGAAAACGGTGCTTGAAACCATTGTTGCCGATGATGTCTGGATTGCCGATCGCAATTTCTGCGTGGTTGAATTCACCTGCGGCATCGATAAGCGGGATGCGTGGTTCATCATCCGGGAGCATGGGAATTATCCTTTCGAGTTAATTGGAAAGGGAAAATATATCGGCAAAATTGAAACCGGAGCGGTATATGAGCAACCCATTCGGGTTCGTGATGAGGCCGGCGAAGAGCACCCCTTCAGGCGGATTCGCGTGAAGCTGAAGGGCGAAACCCGTGATGGAGATACCGAGATCCTCATCATCACGAATCTGTCAAAAAGCGCAGCGAACGCAAAGACAGTCGCGAGGTTGTATCGGGACCGTTGGACCATCGAAACCGCCTTTCAACGTCTCGCTGAATATTTAAATTCTGAAATTAACACCTTGGGCTATCCTCGTGCTGCCCTTTTCGGTTTTTGCGTTGCCCTGGTCGCCTACATCGGCATGTCCGTTGTAAAAGCCGCGCTGGGCAGTGTGCATGGTATCGATTTCATAGATCAAAATGTATCGGGCTATTATGTGGCCAATGAAATCGAAGGCGTCTACCAAGGGATGATGATCGTCATCGACGTTGAGCATTGGGTTGTTTTTCGGGATATGCCAACAGGCGACCTGGTTCGGTTACTTAAGAAACTATCTGGCAACGTAAAATTATCAAAGTACCAAAAGCACCCTCGAGGGCCTAAAAAACCACGGCCAAAGCGAATTGCAATGAAAAATAAACCACATGTCTCAACCGCAAGAATTCTTGCGGAGAGAAAAAAGTAA
- a CDS encoding DUF6691 family protein: MSLVYGLVTGLLFGILLQRAEVLRFDKQVGALRLQDMTIFKFMLSAIVVGSVGIYLLKDLGVIQLNLKATSIGAQVLGGSLFGIGWAVLGYCPGTAGGALGEGRIDAAWGIAGMLAGAALHAWAYPFLKASIVPLGDFGKITLPQVLGVSHWVVIPIFAIVVGFFFWLFEKKGL; the protein is encoded by the coding sequence ATGAGTCTTGTTTACGGATTGGTTACCGGTCTTCTGTTCGGTATTTTGCTTCAACGGGCCGAGGTGCTGCGTTTCGACAAACAAGTCGGTGCTCTGCGGCTTCAGGATATGACCATCTTCAAATTCATGCTCAGTGCCATCGTGGTCGGTTCCGTGGGGATTTACCTGCTCAAGGATCTGGGCGTCATTCAGCTTAACCTCAAAGCCACCTCCATCGGTGCCCAGGTGCTCGGCGGCAGCCTGTTCGGCATCGGCTGGGCCGTTCTCGGCTATTGCCCCGGAACGGCCGGCGGTGCCCTGGGGGAAGGCCGTATCGACGCCGCCTGGGGGATCGCCGGTATGTTGGCCGGCGCGGCCCTGCACGCGTGGGCCTACCCCTTTCTGAAGGCGTCGATTGTACCCCTTGGGGATTTCGGTAAGATCACTCTGCCTCAGGTGCTGGGTGTCAGCCATTGGGTAGTGATACCGATCTTCGCCATCGTCGTGGGATTCTTTTTCTGGTTGTTCGAGAAAAAAGGGCTGTAG